GACCAGTAAATCTAGCTCATAATGTTTTAGCCAACTAAGGAAGGGAGCGGATAAGTCGCGCAAGATATTTTCCGGTGGCCGGGGTGGGAGTTGCCCGATGTAGGAACCAAGAATATTTCTATGGATGCGTTTGTATCTTTGAAGTTCTAGAACGACCCGGAAGCCAATCGCCTTTTTGGGCAAGATTTTCCAAAATCCGCCCATTGTTTGTCTGATCTGTTTGATGACATCGTCACCAAAGGCCATGGGCTTGCCTGAATCGCGGTAGACGGTTCTCCCGGCGACCGGGACCGGAGCATGTAGGTTGAAGTTATGAAGAAGCTCGTGGATGCTATGATACGCAGGTTGGGTATAGCAGGCACCCAGCTCATGTGGGATCCCGTCTCGCTCGTATGAGTAAATCTTTCCTCCCACCCGTTCTTGCGACTCCAGGACAACGATATTTTTGAAACCCCGTCTCTGAAGTAACCAGGCCATGCTGATTCCTGCTAAACCAGCACCTACAATAACAATTCTTCGCCCATCTGGAACATTGGACTTTCGATTGAAGACCTCCAGGGGGCGAAATGTATTGGGAGCGGAGGGCCTAGCGTTTTTTCGATATCGTAGGTTGGGTATCCGCATAAACTACGCCGGCTGAGGTTAGTGAGTCGTTACTCGAATCCTAATACCCTGTAGGTTTTGAGCCAAGGAATTCGTGTCTCTTTAAGCTCGATAGAGTGTGATGGTTGTCGTTTGAGTGAAAGATGTAGGTGAGAGGTGTTGTATTCCCGGTGGAGCGGTGCGTTTTATTCGGGCATACTAGCTCTTTCTTACGCCAATCTAAAGAAGGGTTCACATCAGGTGAGCACGAACAATCAAATATATAAGGGATGGTTAGAACTAACACCCGTAACTCAAGACGACCTGCCGTCTATCGCCGAACATTACGCACACGAAGTACGAGCGGGGGTAGCCACCTTTGACACGTCTATTCCTGACTTGTCCTATTGGCATCGAAAATTTCTTGAGAGTGAAAGCCAGACCTATCCAATTTGGGTTGCTCGAGATTTACATTCAGGGGGAGCGGTTGTTGGCTGGGCGGGCGTTAGCCGTTTCGATCCCAAATTAGCGTACGAGCGTTGTGCGGAGTTTAGCTTCTACGTTTTAGGGTCATACCAAGGCAAGGGCGTGGGGCGGGTGCTATTTAGCCACGCACTCACCAATCTAAAAAAACACGCCACAATTCAAACACTCGTCTCTAGAATTGCCCTGCAGCAAGAAGCTAGCTTGCATCTTCATCGTTCAATGGGATTCAAGCATATTGGCACCCTTGAAGACGTTGGTTTTAAATTGGGTAACGCCTTGAGTGTAGCTCTTTATCAATATCACCTGAACTCAGTGTGAAGTGGTTTAGCACGGTGTTAGCAAGCCGTTACAATTGGGTAGAAAGTTGAAGTTTTCTTCATCTCCTGTTTAATGACTGCGAAGTCTTTGTGGATTGAGGCCAACTTTTGCTAGATAGTTAATACTCCTGAGGCGTTCGGTGTTAAGAATTAGGTTTTTGAGGTTACCTTGAAAATGTTTCCCCTCATGAACATTAAGTTTTCCTTTTAGTGAGAGGTTGAATTCATGCCCGGTGTTGGCCCTGTGTTACGTAAATGGCTCGAAAGCAGTGACTTTTTAGATGACCTTCAAGGCTGCACGTCTGCGGCCATTAAAGCGTCAACCAGTCAAACCAAGACGATAAGAGTCCCGCAGTTTATTCCTCATAACGGGATCGAAACTTTCGCCGATGCCTACAATAAGTCTCACCCGGACTCGCCTGATGTAGGAAGCAGCTTTGGATCTCCTGCTTTTGCAATTGCCAATGAAGTTCATGTGCGATTGGATTGCGGGGATTGGTTTGTGGACGGTGATGTGAATGAATGTAAACTCGTTTCAACGATGGTTCACGAATTTTTGCATGCGGTTTCACATAATGCCGTAGGACTTCAAGCCGACGACCAACCCATTTTTAAAGGCCCGGGCAGTTATTGCTACATGGATGAAATCATCACGGATCTATATGGTTACTTGGTTTATACTGCGATGGACCTTGGCAGTGAGTTTGGCGGTGCCTATGACTCGGCTTACCTTTGCCCTAAATCATCAAGCTCGGCGATGTCGGTTGGTAATAAAACGGACCTTCAACCTAAGGGCGGTTGTTGGCTTTCAACCGTATTTTTTGCGCCAGTTTTTGATGACCACCGCCGCGCTATTGTGAAACGATACTTTCATGGTGGTTCTTTAGCTGGATTTGAAATGAGTGTTTCAATGTCGGACCTTGTCAAAGGAACAGCTACCATGACAAGCGCCGGACCAAACTATGGTATGCCTTACTCGTTAAGCAGCCTTCGGACATCTTGGGGATCTCGAGTGAGTACGGCAGGTCTTAGTGGCTTACAGAACATTGATGTAGCGGAGCTCGGCTACAAAATACCGGTGAATCTAGCCGGGGCTTTATCGGCGCTCTTGACTCCGGAGCTGGGGAGTGACCCGGTCACACCTGCGTAACCTTCTGCTATTGAGCGGTAAACAGACACCGCGCGACCGGAATTGCCACGTCTCGAAGCACATGCAGATAATATTGCTTACCGGGTGTTAATGCCTGAGGGGGGAGAGCATCTGGGTAGTATTGGTGTGCCCCTTCTGGAGCCTCTCCATAAACCACTCCCGAATCGAATGCTTTCACGTCGTGAGCAACATCTGCTCTCCAAAGAGTTCCTTCTGGAATATCGAAGTTGGGTGGTAAACCTGGATTTCCGGCGGTTGCTTCTAATACATACAGATACCGAGCTGCCCCGCCTTTCCAAATTAAGCGGCCGTCTTCATCTATGCCTTCGTCTTCGCCGCACTCCTGTGGGATATAGGCCATCTGCATAAGCAAGGGGCCTCCAACATTTGGCAGACTGTCGATATAACCATCAGTGATGTCACGCCGTTCAAGTTCACCCTGGAAGAATGCGAGCATGCGATCAACATCGGTCGTAGGTAATGCGCTGTGGACTCTATCAAAGCCGTTGTTGTCGGCAGGGTCGAAAGCTCCCAAAATACTTGAGTCGGTGTGGCCGGCAAATAAGACAATCGCTTCATCGCTCATGGTATCAACCCAGAGTGGTCCAGCATCGATGGACCAACGCGACGGTCCTTGTGGCGTGGCTGCAAGGCCGTGACAACAAACACATGCACTGGCACGAGCCTGAGACACAACCCAGTCTGACTCTGCTAACCAGGCTTCATCATCCAGGCGAGGGTCTGTTGTAGGTGGCTCTTGCCAAGGAGCTAGCGGGTAATAGGGGCGGTTGGTGTGAACGATGTTGCAGTCGCCATAGTCGACGTAGCGGCGTCCTTCTTCGGTGGCTGCAGAAATAAGGTTCCAAGTACAAACTTCTCCATTGGTTTGTCCCGGTGGTTCACCTTCGAGAGCGGGTTTACAGGTTTTTGTTGGCCATTGAAAAACCGTGTCTTCGCCAGGTTCGCCGGACATGGGTGCTGTGTCGTAGCCTCTGCAATTGTCCGAGGCCTCAAAGGTTCCTCCTGCGAATGCCGTACATGCCATAGCACCAGCGGAGCATTGACGCGGGTTATCGCCGCCGAGTGTGAGTATGTAATCCAATGCATCGGCAGGGGTGACAAAGCAGGTACCAAGTAATGGATCGAGATTGCATGTGCCATCTTGGGTCCATTCACCCGGGGTACCGAAAGGGCCAGTTGTACAATCCGTGGACGCGCTTTCGGCAGTCCAGGCAAGTCCCGTGTATAATTTGCATTCGGAGTTTGAGGAAAAGGGATTAACGTAGTTGCAAGAGCCGATCGAAGCGACCTCTGGTTCTGAAGACTGACAAGCTCCCAGTGCTGCGGCAGCGATTAAACATAGTCCAAGTCTTAGGCTATTTTTCTTCATATTGTTATCTCCGATTGGGGGGGATTCGGTTGAGCCTTTTGCAGGGCTTTCCTACACCCCGGGTTTCAAAACGACAATCAAAATCGCGTTAAGCGAGCGATTGTGGGATTTCGTCCAAAGGGATATATTCTGGATTGAGATTCAAGGAGTCGTCAAATAGCCACGAGTCTACTGGAATCGTTGAGTAATACTTGGCGTGGGGTTTTCGATGTTTCTGGGTAGCCAAGTAACCAATACGCGACTTTTATTCTAGAACATGCTCAAATTGACTCAAAACTGCCTGAGATAGGGCCGATTTCGGACTTTATAGTATTTTAATTCGACTTTAGAGTATTCTGAAACAATGCTATTTGTTGCCAATTGAAAGGTTGTTATCCGTTTTTTAGTGGGATGATGCGTTGATGCCCACGGCCAGCAGAATCCGCCGTTTCATGCGGTAGATGTAGATTCACTGGACTGAGAACTCAGATATACACACGCTCGTGTCTTCTGATTTTTCTCAAAAAAAATTCTTATTTGGAGTGAATGAATGTGCTTTTCTGTGACAGATTTTCTTCGGCGTTTCGGTCATGGTCTCTTCGTCTGCTGCATGGCAATTGTGTTCAGTGGCTGTACCACGATGAGGCTTCCTCAGCGCCTCAACGAGTCACAGCTTTCAGTAGAGACCAGCGGTGGCTTTTTTTCTACTATGGAATACTACTTCGAAGATTGGGCTGTGAAAGAGGTTACGAAAGAACTCTACGATAAGAACCGTACGGAGAAGAAAGGGAGATGGATCTCAAGCCATAAGGTGAAAATCAGTTATGAATACCTCTTTAATCTCATGCTTAAGAATGAAGTGAAGCACCGTGTTGAATGCTTTACGCGTTTTGATGAGAGTGGTTCCACTGTGCTTGGTGTTCAACATTCCCGAGATAAGACCATTCTCAAATGCGGAATTTTAAATCCAGTGACCGGTGGCGTCGAGGGCAAGATTGATTCAATCATGGAAGAGGAGGGCATGAACGGTTTAACAACTTTTGGAGAGAATCAGTTTTCAATTTATTCTCAGTACACGGCCGCAGCCACTTCGATATTTAAGCCCCCAAGCCCATATGGCTATATCATCTACCGAGACAGTGATGCGGTAGCCGCGATTCAGCTAACTCATGATCGCTTCATTTGGATTCATCCAAGCGTCAGGGAGGAATTTGGTGACCATCTCGCTGCAGTGCTTATGGCCCTGGCTTACTTTGTAAAGCTGGACCCTCCAATCTAAAGGTCTCAAGATACACGTGAACTGAGGGCTTAGAGGGCATCGGACACAACAGGTAGGGAGCCCGCTCGACTAATTCTGGTCTCATTAGAGCCGTCTCTCTTGCTCTTTTCTTCGGGTAAATGAAGCTTCTTTGATGCTAAAAAGTGTGGAATATCAAAAGAGTCAATGCTGAAACACGAGAACTGTTGAAGAACCAATGAGTTCAGGGGCTAAGCGCTGTGTATGGCTTGCACTTAGACGGAACGCTCTCTAAGTCTATTTTCATGGATGAGCGCTACAAAACTTTCGACGATTTCTACCCTTTTTATCTTAATGAGCACCGTAATGGGACGTGCAGGACTCTGCATTTCATGGGTAGCTTTTGTGT
This sequence is a window from Deltaproteobacteria bacterium. Protein-coding genes within it:
- a CDS encoding NAD(P)-binding protein, producing MAWLLQRRGFKNIVVLESQERVGGKIYSYERDGIPHELGACYTQPAYHSIHELLHNFNLHAPVPVAGRTVYRDSGKPMAFGDDVIKQIRQTMGGFWKILPKKAIGFRVVLELQRYKRIHRNILGSYIGQLPPRPPENILRDLSAPFLSWLKHYELDLLV
- a CDS encoding N-acetyltransferase, which translates into the protein MSTNNQIYKGWLELTPVTQDDLPSIAEHYAHEVRAGVATFDTSIPDLSYWHRKFLESESQTYPIWVARDLHSGGAVVGWAGVSRFDPKLAYERCAEFSFYVLGSYQGKGVGRVLFSHALTNLKKHATIQTLVSRIALQQEASLHLHRSMGFKHIGTLEDVGFKLGNALSVALYQYHLNSV
- a CDS encoding proteinase inhibitor translates to MKKNSLRLGLCLIAAAALGACQSSEPEVASIGSCNYVNPFSSNSECKLYTGLAWTAESASTDCTTGPFGTPGEWTQDGTCNLDPLLGTCFVTPADALDYILTLGGDNPRQCSAGAMACTAFAGGTFEASDNCRGYDTAPMSGEPGEDTVFQWPTKTCKPALEGEPPGQTNGEVCTWNLISAATEEGRRYVDYGDCNIVHTNRPYYPLAPWQEPPTTDPRLDDEAWLAESDWVVSQARASACVCCHGLAATPQGPSRWSIDAGPLWVDTMSDEAIVLFAGHTDSSILGAFDPADNNGFDRVHSALPTTDVDRMLAFFQGELERRDITDGYIDSLPNVGGPLLMQMAYIPQECGEDEGIDEDGRLIWKGGAARYLYVLEATAGNPGLPPNFDIPEGTLWRADVAHDVKAFDSGVVYGEAPEGAHQYYPDALPPQALTPGKQYYLHVLRDVAIPVARCLFTAQ